In one window of bacterium DNA:
- a CDS encoding ABC transporter ATP-binding protein, which translates to MIELFDIHKSFEGKPVLNGVNLKIDQGETLVILGRSGCGKSVTLKIILRLIKQDQGRIVIDGEDTTDYTEEQMLPLRKKIGMLFQGAALFDSMNVKENVAYPLREHLKLSEAEISEKVAQALSFVELSGTEQTMPSELSGGMKKRVALARAIVLDPRYMFYDEPTTGLDPLTSRKINELINKLKDEHKVGSIVVTHEIANAFKVADRFEVIKDGGILFSGTSNELKGSKLKFVQDFIKGGTIENANQ; encoded by the coding sequence ATGATCGAACTTTTCGACATCCATAAATCATTTGAGGGCAAACCGGTCTTAAACGGGGTCAACCTCAAGATAGACCAGGGAGAGACCCTGGTGATACTGGGCCGTTCCGGATGCGGCAAGAGCGTGACCCTGAAGATCATCCTGCGGCTTATCAAGCAGGACCAGGGGCGGATAGTGATAGACGGCGAGGATACCACCGATTACACCGAGGAGCAGATGCTGCCCCTGCGGAAAAAGATCGGGATGCTTTTCCAGGGGGCGGCCCTGTTCGACTCCATGAACGTCAAGGAGAATGTAGCCTACCCCTTACGGGAACATTTGAAGCTATCTGAAGCTGAGATCTCCGAAAAAGTGGCCCAAGCCCTCAGTTTTGTGGAACTTTCCGGGACCGAACAGACCATGCCCTCGGAACTTTCCGGAGGCATGAAGAAGAGGGTGGCCCTGGCCCGGGCCATTGTGCTGGATCCCCGCTATATGTTCTACGACGAGCCCACCACCGGGCTGGATCCGCTGACCTCCCGCAAGATCAATGAACTGATCAACAAACTGAAGGATGAACACAAGGTGGGCTCCATTGTGGTGACCCACGAAATTGCCAACGCCTTCAAAGTGGCCGACCGCTTTGAGGTGATCAAGGACGGCGGGATACTTTTCTCCGGCACCTCCAACGAGCTCAAGGGCTCCAAACTAAAATTTGTCCAGGACTTCATTAAAGGGGGAACGATCGAAAATGCCAATCAATAA
- a CDS encoding MlaD family protein gives MPINKLSHEFKVGLLITVGLAVALVAVLSVGERQGLLKQRYYLNARFDDVSGLQEGAPVRVSGFQVGVVKSIALVEVGGRQKVEVRLRIEKQAQSRIRQGSKAKISSMGLLGDKLVEIVPASIDKPILNNNEELPTIAVMPPEEIMGKVAEITDTLNSAAISLNIVMKKIAMGTGTLGKMIDDPRLYTNLDSVMVSMNHLILLIKSSKGTIGKLMNDPAMYNNLNQTMSNINTISDSLKRGQGTLGRLIREPELFNTLDSTSQRLSLILNRMEKGEGNLG, from the coding sequence ATGCCAATCAATAAACTGTCCCACGAATTCAAAGTCGGCCTGCTGATAACCGTGGGCCTGGCGGTGGCCCTGGTGGCCGTGCTTTCGGTGGGAGAACGCCAGGGGCTGTTGAAACAGCGCTATTATCTGAACGCCAGGTTCGACGACGTCAGCGGATTGCAGGAGGGGGCCCCGGTGAGGGTCTCCGGGTTCCAGGTGGGAGTGGTCAAGAGCATTGCCCTGGTGGAGGTCGGCGGCCGTCAAAAAGTGGAGGTCCGCTTAAGGATAGAAAAACAGGCCCAGTCTCGTATCCGCCAGGGCTCCAAAGCCAAGATCAGCAGCATGGGGCTGCTGGGCGACAAGTTGGTGGAGATCGTACCGGCTTCGATCGATAAACCAATTTTGAACAATAACGAGGAACTGCCGACCATCGCCGTTATGCCGCCCGAGGAGATCATGGGCAAAGTGGCCGAGATCACGGATACCCTCAATTCCGCGGCAATCTCGCTTAATATCGTAATGAAGAAAATAGCAATGGGCACCGGGACCCTGGGCAAGATGATAGATGATCCCCGGCTGTATACGAACCTTGATTCTGTCATGGTCAGCATGAACCATCTGATATTGCTGATCAAGAGCAGCAAGGGGACCATCGGCAAGCTGATGAACGATCCAGCCATGTATAACAATCTTAATCAGACCATGTCCAACATCAACACCATCTCCGACAGCCTCAAACGGGGCCAGGGTACTTTGGGCAGGTTGATAAGGGAGCCGGAGCTGTTCAACACCCTGGACTCTACG